A part of Pirellulales bacterium genomic DNA contains:
- a CDS encoding bifunctional heptose 7-phosphate kinase/heptose 1-phosphate adenyltransferase has protein sequence MQSVREFEGQVSALVVGDVMLDRRIAGHVDRISPEAPVPVVNVRQEHCCAGGAGHVAASLAGLGCRATLAGVIGVDADGQTLREILSQNALLTDELYAAPLATTISKTRIIAGAFQQLVRLDREGSREALTAAAAEIAPRLLSEVANHGVVVLADYDKGTLDDGLLRRLIGHCRDTGVPCLVDGKKHDFASYAGATLLAPNQMEAERALSRRIQGDDDFAAAAAELRERLALDTMVVTRGPDGMTVASEHGVAHIPAEAREVADVTGAGDTVVAVLAACLAAGWEMESACRLSVLAAGIAVGKPGTYVVHAAELDAVYRGLSPKVLDWAGAKKLVQAAQQHGKRVVFTNGCFDLLHAGHLSCLERSRQLGEVLVVGLNSDSSVKANKGPTRPVISHDHRAALLAGLACVDAVVIFDEERPEQLVRHLAPDILVKGDDYTAAQIAGADFVIGRGGKVVTLPLVPGLSTTRLLESQRAT, from the coding sequence ATGCAATCAGTCCGCGAGTTCGAGGGGCAAGTATCCGCCTTGGTCGTCGGTGACGTAATGCTCGACCGCCGCATCGCCGGCCACGTCGATCGCATTTCGCCCGAAGCGCCCGTGCCCGTGGTCAATGTGCGACAGGAACATTGCTGCGCCGGCGGCGCCGGACACGTGGCGGCATCGCTGGCCGGCCTGGGCTGCCGGGCGACGTTGGCCGGCGTGATCGGTGTCGACGCCGATGGCCAAACGCTGCGCGAGATCCTTTCTCAGAACGCCCTGCTGACCGACGAGCTGTATGCGGCCCCGCTGGCCACCACCATCTCCAAGACCCGCATCATCGCCGGCGCCTTTCAGCAGCTCGTCAGGCTCGACCGCGAAGGATCCCGCGAAGCCTTGACTGCGGCCGCTGCCGAAATCGCCCCGCGGCTGTTGTCTGAAGTTGCCAATCATGGCGTGGTGGTGTTGGCCGACTATGACAAGGGCACCCTCGACGACGGCTTGCTGCGGCGACTGATCGGGCATTGCCGCGACACCGGAGTACCCTGCCTGGTCGACGGCAAAAAGCACGATTTCGCGTCCTATGCCGGCGCGACCTTGTTGGCCCCCAACCAAATGGAAGCCGAACGGGCCCTCAGCCGGCGCATCCAAGGCGACGACGACTTCGCCGCCGCCGCCGCCGAATTGCGCGAGCGGCTCGCGCTCGATACCATGGTGGTCACGCGCGGCCCCGACGGCATGACGGTCGCCTCCGAACATGGCGTCGCGCATATTCCCGCCGAGGCCCGCGAAGTGGCCGACGTCACGGGTGCGGGCGACACGGTCGTGGCGGTCTTGGCGGCCTGCCTGGCCGCGGGATGGGAGATGGAATCGGCCTGCCGATTGTCGGTGCTGGCGGCGGGCATCGCGGTCGGCAAGCCGGGCACCTATGTCGTCCACGCGGCCGAGCTCGACGCGGTCTACCGCGGGCTGTCGCCGAAGGTGCTCGACTGGGCCGGCGCCAAGAAGCTGGTGCAGGCGGCCCAGCAGCACGGCAAGCGGGTGGTGTTCACCAACGGCTGCTTCGATCTTCTGCACGCGGGACACCTCTCGTGCCTGGAGCGTTCGCGGCAGCTCGGCGAGGTGCTGGTGGTGGGGCTGAATTCCGACAGTTCGGTGAAGGCCAACAAAGGCCCCACGCGGCCGGTGATCTCGCACGACCACCGCGCCGCGCTCTTGGCCGGCCTGGCGTGTGTCGATGCCGTGGTCATTTTCGACGAAGAGCGGCCGGAACAGTTGGTGCGGCATCTGGCTCCCGACATTTTAGTGAAGGGCGACGATTACACGGCTGCGCAAATCGCGGGGGCCGATTTCGTGATCGGCCGCGGCGGCAAAGTGGTCACCTTGCCGCTCGTGCCGGGCCTGAGCACCACGCGCCTGCTTGAAAGCCAGCGGGCCACTTGA